In the genome of Sardina pilchardus chromosome 14, fSarPil1.1, whole genome shotgun sequence, one region contains:
- the LOC134100811 gene encoding ankyrin repeat domain-containing protein SOWAHB-like, translated as MATDFTQESLLGFLRCNGGRVKNAELLGHFKYFLKEDENRVQNRERFKTFVNAVAVVKHEDGVSYIVLRKKFKVPGGDIGSVHIPKRQEEKLESSRSRHRDRSPRWATSRSRERRVPGETSSNLKTNKAAQVPTSVASESTVEILPVAGILINNNNNAETVNFEKTVKMSPPQTWESSPPSIIITEANRTLKPLLTPPFSSESKRSSGSGQSFEQAWDKEPVETTHLEHNSVDISNLGQSREADGCSTIFCSPPSSIHSDLQTYSLEELRHSPELQQPQRGTRGRNLGTQPAPWPPHPSLYNTPGIYSSSPCIADITPAPLTKAGHQMSSSNDCLTPKREPLDHVHRESLHIRAAAAINSPHQRRSLPLEPSYMPDAAAAASPEPLYHTPLSSTHGCLPESDCKWPFPLTQESWSSDDSLNQRVMEAPGDQLREMLQRAHDAKLLTLLHRPERAQAPGYHRSTGYLDQETPRSRAGAPGSVPEHLRRAPSRCVSQHQRNRISRSLGAGLDQPFPDDNEVARQNRLLLLSSSLSINYPLATTPDRCSSRELSLSGASSTASLSPCHHDQAFIHRSSTVPLEAREHEWMVKAAAGDWPVIYSLFREDAGLLFKKDFISGFTVLHWIAQHGDHRVLNTLWYGVSKAGMTLEVDARTNSGYTPLHLAAMYGHRKLIRLLVHKFKANVRLRDTSGRRAWQYLGKDATKEMLEILGAPQKKRGAKSPPQTHVDKPSERPATVSAAVKRHSSLAALFKHKSLGRIAGHTEMSV; from the coding sequence ATGGCCACCGATTTTACCCAAGAGTCGCTATTAGGATTTTTACGCTGTAATGGGGGAAGAGTGAAAAATGCGGAATTGTTGGGACATTTCAAATACTTTTTGAAGGAGGATGAGAACCGTGTACAAAACAGGGAACGATTTAAAACGTTTGTGAATGCCGTGGCAGTGGTGAAGCATGAGGATGGAGTATCCTACATCGTGTTGAGGAAGAAATTCAAAGTGCCAGGTGGAGACATTGGCAGCGTTCACATACCAAAACGCCAAGAAGAGAAACTTGAGAGTTCGAGGTCGAGGCACCGGGACCGTTCACCGAGATGGGCAACCAGCCGAAGCCGGGAGAGAAGGGTGCCTGGTGAGACGAGCTCCAACctaaaaacaaacaaggcaGCGCAAGTTCCGACATCCGTCGCTTCTGAGAGCACCGTGGAAATTTTACCTGTAGCAGGTATTCTtatcaataacaataataatgcaGAGACGGTAAATTTCGAAAAAACGGTCAAAATGTCTCCTCCACAAACGTGGGAATCTAGTCCGCCATCAATTATTATAACAGAAGCCAACCGCACTTTGAAACCATTGCTAACACCCCCTTTCAGCTCTGAATCCAAACGTTCTAGTGGGAGCGGTCAGAGCTTTGAACAGGCCTGGGACAAAGAGCCCGTGGAGACTACACATTTGGAACACAATAGTGTTGACATTAGCAATCTAGGACAGTCAAGAGAAGCTGATGGCTGCAGCACAATATTCTGTTCACCTCCTAGTTCCATCCACTCTGACTTGCAAACATATTCACTGGAGGAACTGAGACATAGCCCTGAACTGCAGCAGCCTCAACGGGGCACCCGAGGCAGAAATCTGGGGACTCAGCCAGCACCCTGGCCCCCGCACCCATCCCTTTACAACACTCCTGGGATTTACAGCTCTTCCCCTTGTATTGCTGACATTACACCAGCACCACTTACCAAAGCAGGTCATCAGATGAGCTCCAGCAACGACTGTCTGACCCCAAAGAGGGAGCCCTTGGACCATGTGCACAGGGAGTCGCTTCACATTCGGGCTGCAGCTGCAATCAACTCTCCTCACCAGCGCCGGAGTCTCCCCCTGGAGCCCTCTTACATGccagatgctgctgctgctgcttccccAGAACCCCTCTACCACACTCCTCTGTCCTCCACTCATGGCTGCCTGCCTGAGTCGGACTGCAAGTGGCCGTTCCCGCTGACCCAGGAGTCGTGGAGCAGCGATGACAGCCTGAACCAGAGGGTGATGGAGGCACCGGGCGACCAGCTGCGGGAGATGCTGCAGCGCGCCCACGATGCCAAGCTGCTGACGCTGCTCCACCGGCCAGAGCGCGCGCAGGCCCCCGGCTACCACCGCTCCACGGGCTACCTGGACCAGGAGACGCCCCGCAGCCGAGCCGGCGCCCCCGGCTCCGTGCCAGAGCACCTCCGGAGGGCCCCGTCCCGCTGCGTCAGCCAGCACCAGCGCAACCGCATCAGCCGCAGCCTCGGGGCGGGCCTGGACCAGCCCTTCCCCGACGACAACGAGGTGGCGCGGCAGAACCGCCTgctgcttctctcctcctccctcagcaTCAACTACCCGCTGGCCACCACCCCGGACAGGTGCAGCAGCAGGGAGCTCTCCCTCTCGGGGGCCTCCAGCACAGCCAGCCTCTCCCCCTGCCACCACGACCAGGCCTTCATCCACAGGAGCTCCACCGTCCCTCTGGAGGCCAGGGAGCACGAGTGGATGGTGAAGGCGGCCGCTGGCGACTGGCCCGTCATCTACTCGCTCTTCCGGGAGGACGCCGGCCTCCTGTTCAAGAAGGACTTCATCTCCGGCTTCACCGTGCTGCACTGGATCGCCCAGCACGGAGACCACCGGGTGCTGAACACCTTGTGGTACGGCGTCAGCAAGGCGGGCATGACCCTGGAGGTGGACGCCAGGACCAACTCGGGGTACACGCCGCTGCACCTGGCCGCCATGTACGGCCACAGGAAGCTCATCCGCCTGCTGGTGCACAAGTTCAAGGCCAACGTGCGGCTGCGGGACACCAGCGGGCGCAGGGCCTGGCAGTACCTGGGCAAGGACGCCACCAAGGAGATGCTGGAGATTCTGGGGGCTCCACAGAAGAAGCGCGGCGCCAAGAGCCCGCCGCAGACCCACGTGGACAAGCCGTCCGAGCGGCCGGCCACTGTATCCGCCGCGGTGAAGAGGCACTCGTCCCTGGCAGCTTTGTTCAAGCACAAGTCACTGGGCAGAATCGCAGGGCACACAGAGATGTCTGTTTGA
- the ccni gene encoding cyclin-I produces MKFAEPLESQRLSFLLEKAASREAIMWKARMPKKPSTQDTDISPGQRDEAVRWLTDLHSKLKLYPETLCLAISILDRFLAAIKARPKYLPCIAITCFFLAAKTNEEDERIPSLSDLADSSSCGCSPSEILRMERIILDKLNWDLHTATPLDFLHIFHAMVLSCKSPSLAGLLGPSASQHLALLTQQLLRCLADHRLLQTQGSMLALGLLTLELERRCPDWLGLTIDLLRKAQIDSTQLICCREQVARSLSRHQASLPPNTVFIYQPLHQSLEPCARGAQPRWHPSALPPLAQAQARLPQPGPTSASTPTLALLSPPNLRLRPTVRLRCKPSAKRKVEQMEVDEFFDGIKRLYNEEAPAAVEGAGGGEVAARGCSSLSAPRQEGSSSPCPPLQPVSVP; encoded by the exons ATGAAGTTTGCAGAACCCTTGGAGAGCCAgaggctgtcttttcttttggAAAAGGCAGCTTCTAGGGAAGCCATAATGTGGAAGGCCCGTATGCCAAAGAAGCCCTCCACTCAG GATACAGATATCTCTCCTGGCCAGCGAGATGAGGCGGTGCGCTGGCTCACTGACCTGCACAGCAAACTTAAGCTCTATCCAGAGACCCTCTGCCTTGCCATCAGTATACTGGACCGCTTTTTGGCAGCCATCAAG gcCCGCCCAAAGTATCTGCCTTGTATTGCCATCACTTGCTTCTTCCTGGCTGCAAAGACCAATGAAGAGGATGAG CGGATCCCGTCTCTGAGTGACCTGGCTGACTCCAGTAGCTGTGGCTGTTCTCCCTCGGAGATCCTGCGGATGGAGAGGATCATTCTGGATAAGCTGAACTGGGAtctgcacacagccacaccGCTGGACTTTCTTCACATT tTCCATGCGATGGTGCTGTCGTGCAAATCCCCGTCGCTGGCAGGTCTGCTGGGCCCGAGCGCGTCCCAGCACCTGGCCCTGCTGACGCAGCAGCTGCTGCGCTGCCTGGCAGACCACCGGCTGCTGCAGACGCAGGGCTCCATGCTGGCCCTGGGCCTCCTCAcgctggagctggagaggcGCTGTCCTGACTGGCTGGGCCTCACCATCGACCTGCTCCGCAAGGCACAG aTTGACAGCACCCAGTTGATCTGCTGCCGAGAGCAGGTGGCACGTAGCCTGTCCAGACATCAGGCTTCCCTGCCTCCCAACACTGTGTTCATCTACCAGCCCCTGCACCAGAGCCTGGAGCCCTGTGCCAGGGGAGCCCAGCCCCGCTGGCACCCCTCGGCCCTACCACCGCTGGCACAGGCCCAGGCTCGGCTCCCCCAGCCCGGCCCGACCTccgcctccacccccaccctggCCCTGCTCTCCCCTCCCAACCTGCGCCTGCGCCCCACCGTGCGGCTCCGCTGCAAGCCCTCGGCCAAGCGCAAGGTGGAGCAGATGGAGGTGGACGAGTTCTTTGACGGCATCAAGCGTCTGTACAACGAGGAGGCACCGGCGGCGGTGGAGGGCGCGGGCGGAGGGGAGGTGGCGGCGCGTGGCTGCAGCTCCCTGTCGGCCCCACGGCAGGAGGGCAGCTCCTCGCCCTGCCCCCCTCTGCAGCCCGTCAGTGTCCCCTAG